The window ACAAAGATGTGTGTTAGTTGTTTTCATGTATGTTTGTTTACTTGTACAAAACGTTGCTCTCCTCCGTCCGTCCGTTGAAGGATATACATTGACACCTTTTATAAAAGTCAGTCGTCACTCGTCAATGACCAGGTCAACCCGCAAGTTCGTTGCACTATCCTCCAATCTCTCTTTTTCCATGGAATAGTTGGTGCTTTTCTTCCAGTTCTTGCCCTTGCCTCCAACTCCTCCATCATGGATTCTGCTCACCACTTCAACAGCTTCCTCAGAGACGATCAAACGGCGTCGCAACAGCTTCCCTACACAATCTTGAAACAAGCAGACATCAGCCAGCGCCAACTCCATGAAATCACAGAGGTCTGCTCGATACTTTGCGTGTCCAGAGCCACCGCTATCATCTTACTCCGACACTGTAATTGGAACACCAGTAAGTTGTTTGACAAGTGGTTTGAGGAGGAAGACGAGGTTCGAAAAAGATTAGGCTtgtttaagaaaacaaaaacaagccCACTCGTTCAAACCTCGTCTTCTGATGTTTGTTCGTTTACTTGTGAAATTTGCTTTGAAACATTTGTTGGTGGTGATCGTGGAATTAGCTCCAATTTTTGTGGCCATTTTTATTGTGGAGGATGTTGGGGAGGGTATGTTAGTAAGTCAATTAACAATGACGGTCTTGGATGTTTGTCGCTGAAATGTCCGCATCCGAGTTGTGGTGCTGCTGTCGGGGAGGATATGATCTTTCTGTTGGCGGACATTGACTCCGATAAGGGTAAGTTTTCGCGGTACCTTGTGAGGTCTTACATTGAAGAGAGTTATCGGAAGACGAAGATAAAATGGTGCCCTGCTCCTGGTTGTGATAATGCTGTAGATTTTGTTGGTGGCAATAAGACTAATTGTGATGTTTCCTGCCTTTGTTCGTATATATTTTGTTGGAATTGTTCTGAAGAAGCTCACAGTCCGGTGAAATGTGAAACTGTGGCCAAGTGGATGTCGAAGAACAAGGATGAGTCCGAAAATATGAATTGGATTCTTGTCAACACCAAGCCTTGTCCACAGTGCAAGCGACCCATCGAAAAAAACCAAGGATGTAACCACATGAGATGCAGGGCACCCTGCAGGTTCGATTTCTGCTGGATATGCCTCGGAGAGTGGAGCCGTAGCCATTTGTGTAATTCTTACCTGGAGGGAGTGAAGAGCAATGCGAGtgagaaaaggaaagagatGGCAAAGATGTCTTTAGGCAGATACGTCCACCATTACGAGCGTTGGATAGCAAACCATGATTCCAAGCAAAAAGCTCTCCAAGATTTTCGGCTTGTGCAAGATGTCCATCTGAAGAAACTTGATAAGAAGTATCGCCAAACCAATCCGATTCTCAGTTTTGTAACCGAGGCATGGCAAGAGATAATCCAATGCCGCCGGGTGTTGCAATGGAGCTACGCATACGGGTTCTACATCCCTGAAAATGAGGATGGTAAGAGGCGGTTTTTTGAGTACTTGCAAGGCGAGGCAGAGTGCGGGTTGGAAAAGTTCCATCAATGTGCAGAAGTGGAACTAGAAGAGCATGTCAACGCGGATAGATCCATTGAAGATTTCATCAAATTTCGGGCGAGGGTAGTCCAACTGACCGTTGTGGTTAGGAATTACTTCAAGAGCTTGGTGCGAGCTATGGAAAATGACCTTTCGGAGATAAGATCGTATGGGGATTATTGGTCTTGTGATCTCTGCACCTATGTCAATGACAGTTCTGCTACCATGTGTGTTACGTGTTCTTCAGAGTCTCCATTGCCTGCTGAATTTTAATCAAAGAAGATGAACTCTTTGATTATGTGCTACTTTAAGCTTCGTGT of the Pyrus communis chromosome 1, drPyrComm1.1, whole genome shotgun sequence genome contains:
- the LOC137735055 gene encoding probable E3 ubiquitin-protein ligase ARI8 isoform X1 → MDSAHHFNSFLRDDQTASQQLPYTILKQADISQRQLHEITEVCSILCVSRATAIILLRHCNWNTSKLFDKWFEEEDEVRKRLGLFKKTKTSPLVQTSSSDVCSFTCEICFETFVGGDRGISSNFCGHFYCGGCWGGYVSKSINNDGLGCLSLKCPHPSCGAAVGEDMIFLLADIDSDKGKFSRYLVRSYIEESYRKTKIKWCPAPGCDNAVDFVGGNKTNCDVSCLCSYIFCWNCSEEAHSPVKCETVAKWMSKNKDESENMNWILVNTKPCPQCKRPIEKNQGCNHMRCRAPCRFDFCWICLGEWSRSHLCNSYLEGVKSNASEKRKEMAKMSLGRYVHHYERWIANHDSKQKALQDFRLVQDVHLKKLDKKYRQTNPILSFVTEAWQEIIQCRRVLQWSYAYGFYIPENEDGKRRFFEYLQGEAECGLEKFHQCAEVELEEHVNADRSIEDFIKFRARVVQLTVVVRNYFKSLVRAMENDLSEIRSYGDYWSCDLCTYVNDSSATMCVTCSSESPLPAEF
- the LOC137735055 gene encoding probable E3 ubiquitin-protein ligase ARI8 isoform X2, yielding MDSAHHFNSFLRDDQTASQQLPYTILKQADISQRQLHEITEVCSILCVSRATAIILLRHCNWNTSKLFDKWFEEEDEVRKRLGLFKKTKTSPLVQTSSSDVCSFTCEICFETFVGGDRGISSNFCGHFYCGGCWGGYVSKSINNDGLGCLSLKCPHPSCGAAVGEDMIFLLADIDSDKAHSPVKCETVAKWMSKNKDESENMNWILVNTKPCPQCKRPIEKNQGCNHMRCRAPCRFDFCWICLGEWSRSHLCNSYLEGVKSNASEKRKEMAKMSLGRYVHHYERWIANHDSKQKALQDFRLVQDVHLKKLDKKYRQTNPILSFVTEAWQEIIQCRRVLQWSYAYGFYIPENEDGKRRFFEYLQGEAECGLEKFHQCAEVELEEHVNADRSIEDFIKFRARVVQLTVVVRNYFKSLVRAMENDLSEIRSYGDYWSCDLCTYVNDSSATMCVTCSSESPLPAEF